The Elaeis guineensis isolate ETL-2024a chromosome 13, EG11, whole genome shotgun sequence genome includes a region encoding these proteins:
- the LOC105056353 gene encoding uncharacterized protein, protein MASLLLPVLLLSLLSSSSTLTPPPSSPSPFTAKAAALRYWHRKNPHHRPLPPFLLSKLSPLSPLSSAALSSALSSATTPLPSFLCSAAHLLCSSSHSTSPPSPSDFSNYNHANFSSYGDSLSGGRDAFKIYSSDANTAADSFHRYSLRSSSRPDSFSSYSSDANIAGASFSSYAAASSGASGSFSSYAASANVPDLRFSSYDPAAVHRPRTFSSYSSESNSGGQRFSSYGQRATASPATFTTYATDANVLGTGFAAYSEAATAANDTFSSYGSLTNRPSNTFRTYGDGASGGVESFATYRERANTGDDTFRSYAKHGTAARADFLNYGASFNPGSDSFNGYGEGSINPVIGFRVYAGDNTTFKAYSKSGITFAAYRNKSSNPGPPHANGKSVNKKRIEPGKFFRESSLKNGTAMPMPDIRDKMPKRSFLPRSIAEKLPFSATALAPLFGVSMDSAMGRAMAETVAECERAPSRGETKRCVASMEDMVDFAASMLGDDNVVVRSTENVRGSGGNILVGNVTGINGGKVTRSVSCHQSLFPYLVYYCHSVPKVRAYEADILDVETGERINHGVAICHLDTSDWSPGHGAFVALGSGPGKIEVCHWIFEGDMTWTVAD, encoded by the coding sequence ATGgcctctctcctcctcccagtcctcctcctctccctcctctcctcctcctcaacGTTAACACCACCACCCTCCTCCCCCAGTCCCTTCACCGCCAAAGCCGCCGCCCTCCGCTACTGGCACCGGAAGAACCCCCACCACCGCCCCCTCCCTCCATTCCTCCTCTCCAaactctcccccctctccccgcTCTCCTCCGCCGCCCTCTCCTCCGCCCTCTCCTCCGCCACCACCCCCCTCCCCTCCTTCCTCTGCTCCGCCGCCCACCTCCTCTGCTCCTCCTCCCACTCCACCTCCCCTCCTTCTCCCTCCGACTTCTCCAACTACAACCATGCCAACTTCTCCTCCTACGGCGATTCACTTTCCGGCGGCCGCGACGCCTTCAAGATCTACTCCTCCGACGCCAATACCGCCGCCGACTCCTTCCACCGCTACTCCCTCCGCTCCTCctcccgcccggactccttctCCTCCTACTCCTCCGACGCCAACATCGCCGGCGCCTCCTTCTCCTCCTACGCCGCCGCCTCCTCCGGCGCCTCCGGTTCCTTCTCCTCCTACGCCGCCAGCGCCAACGTCCCCGACCTCCGCTTCTCCTCCTACGACCCCGCCGCTGTCCACCGCCCCCGCACCTTCTCCTCCTACTCCTCGGAGTCTAACTCCGGCGGCCAGCGCTTCTCCTCCTACGGCCAACGGGCCACCGCCTCCCCAGCCACCTTCACCACATACGCCACCGACGCCAACGTCCTCGGCACCGGCTTCGCCGCCTACAGCGAGGCCGCCACCGCAGCCAACGACACCTTCTCGTCGTACGGATCCCTCACGAACCGGCCGTCGAACACCTTCCGGACGTACGGCGACGGCGCGAGTGGCGGGGTGGAGAGCTTCGCCACGTACCGGGAGAGGGCCAACACCGGCGACGACACCTTCCGTTCCTATGCGAAGCACGGGACCGCGGCCCGCGCCGACTTCTTAAACTACGGGGCCTCCTTCAATCCCGGGTCGGATTCTTTCAACGGGTACGGGGAAGGATCCATAAACCCGGTAATCGGGTTCAGGGTCTACGCCGGCGACAATACCACCTTCAAGGCATACTCCAAATCCGGCATCACCTTCGCCGCTTACCGCAACAAGTCTTCCAACCCAGGCCCACCGCACGCCAATGGCAAATCTGTAAATAAGAAAAGGATCGAGCCCGGAAAGTTCTTCAGAGAGAGCAGTCTCAAGAATGGGACGGCGATGCCGATGCCGGATATCCGGGACAAGATGCCCAAAAGGTCATTCTTACCCCGGTCCATAGCGGAGAAATTACCATTCTCCGCCACCGCGCTCGCGCCGCTCTTCGGTGTCTCCATGGACTCGGCGATGGGGAGGGCAATGGCGGAGACGGTGGCGGAGTGCGAGCGAGCTCCAAGTAGAGGTGAGACGAAGCGGTGCGTGGCGTCCATGGAGGACATGGTCGACTTCGCCGCATCCATGCTGGGGGACGACAACGTGGTGGTGAGGAGCACCGAGAATGTGAGGGGATCCGGGGGGAACATATTGGTGGGAAATGTCACGGGGATCAATGGTGGTAAGGTTACCAGGTCGGTGTCGTGCCACCAGAGCTTGTTTCCGTATCTCGTGTATTACTGTCACTCGGTGCCCAAGGTGAGGGCATACGAAGCGGACATTCTTGACGTGGAGACTGGAGAGAGGATCAATCACGGTGTTGCCATATGTCATTTGGACACGTCGGATTGGAGCCCTGGGCATGGGGCTTTTGTGGCCCTAGGATCTGGGCCTGGAAAGATCGAAGTGTGCCATTGGATCTTTGAGGGGGATATGACTTGGACGGTTGCAGATTGA